Genomic window (Tripterygium wilfordii isolate XIE 37 chromosome 11, ASM1340144v1, whole genome shotgun sequence):
CCACAGAACCTAGATTCTGCTCAAAGTGATCGGGCTTGTTTGTTTTAAGTATTTTGTTTTCTGTCAGCCCATAACTTTGATCCTTCAAAGCCTTTTTGCCCTTGCTCTTGTCTGAATGTGGTGACAAATCGGCCATTTTCTTCCCAATCCTTTCCTGGAAGCATGTTCAACCAAAGGAACCGTTCAAGTACACCATCTATCCAGTGGCttcatagaacttgagcattaaTTGTATAGTTAAATGTAGACACAGAGAAGGTTTATAGGCAACCTTGATATCACAGAAAAAGGATTTCAGTTTCTCTAGCGATGTTTCAAAGCTTTCAAATTCTTGAATAGATTTCCTAAGCCATTTTGAAATGTATATTCTATTTCTCTCCTCCTGGAATCGCTCATCTGCATGTCAGAAGAAAAGAACCATTAACAATGAATCAATtactaaataacaaaaaaaggtGTTTGAATTAGTACAACTTCTCAAATTATGCAAAGCAGTGGAGATAACAAATCAAGTTCAAATGTATTACCTAGTAAGATGATAGCTCCATAGTCAAACCTATGTCGTATACAACGTCctatataaacacaaaaaaaagtaaatgtCATGTTCTGTGAACTGAAAAAAATGCTGTTCTTGTGCATCGGAGTGAGTCTGATAAAGTGAAATGAATGATAGTGCAGACCTGCAGCTTGATTTAAAGCTCGGAAGGCTTGTTGGCAATACCATTCGCTTCCACTAAGCAGGTTTTTGGATGTCTTGTATGTATCATTGTACCTTTTCTTTAGAGCGACTTGAATGTCATTTCTGTTACCAAGTTCAACCAATCAGAAAACTAGATCTTATAGTTAATATAATAGTAATGACAAAAATGTTAAGAGTTCTTACATGTTTGGAAATGGAATGCCAACAATTATCTTGCATAGTCAAGTATTTACAACTAAAGTCAATAATTATCCGAGGaagaaaacaaagttttgaaattAATAAATGAGACTGAACACTGAGTtccaatattttattatttaacataTCAATAAGATTGAACTGAACAGATGACATCTGATATGGATCTTCCAGAGATTCTGTTGGCCAGTAAGCATTAGGATCTTTAACCCAAAAAGTACAAGTCGCACTTATGTTTCACATAAGGAAAAAGGATACAACAACTCGAGCATTATCATCAGAAAAATCAATTCCTTCTGAGACCTGCAAGAACAACACAAGTTGTACAACAATTAAGCACATGCAGAAAGTAATTTCATTCTCATATGAGGCAGTGTGCACACATTGGCAGTAATAACGAGTGATTTGCCTGACTGCCAAATAGAATTCAAAGTTCATACCTTAAGCTGCTTCCACATGAACCATAATCTTAGGGGCTTATACCTACAATGctaaaagagaaaatatatcTTCGCCTATCATTAAAAGCGCAACACATTGTCTAGGATGTCAGGTTTGTGCAGGAAACTATGTCCAATAAATCCCAACTTTTGCCAACTATAATCTAGGTCactcaaatcaaaaaaatcactGGACTAACTCTTCTACAGAGGTCAAATCCAAATCCTCAGAGTAGAAAAGATttctgaaatttcaaaatagTTGATCATTATAATGCATGGAACGTAACTTTAATCAAAATAGATAGAAACATTGCACCTTTCCTCGGCAAACTGCAAGGAAACCGGCTCCATCTTTTGTGGTGTTTTCGGTCGACTCAATTGCATCAGGGTGATCAGGGTCCATCTTCTTAACCTTTCTTCTCCTAACAGCAGGTTTATTACTTTTATGTAGTGAGGCATAATAACCCCTTAACGTGTCCTCAAAATCTTCCTGACTTCCTCCCCTTGACTCTGCACCCACAAAAGAAAGTTCAATACTTCCCCCTGGTTCCCAACTACAAGAAATGCTAATGTACAATGAAGCATAAGAAACTCAAGTAAAAAATGCCAAGTAAACCAGGTGATTCCATTATCAACAAAAGGACGATACATAAGCACACAAAGACATAAGAGTTTGGCTATTTCAATTATCTAActacttccttttttttcccatatCGTATAAGgctaattaacaaaaaaaatcctagtGCCTTACCAACAAAAAGGGATTTTCTTGCATTTAATTTGGACCATTGGCCTGTTGCACGCCATCGGTTACATAGTTTTTCCATCAGCTTATAACTTGGGAAGAACACAAGAGCACCACTTGGAACGATTTTGCAGATTTCCTCTAAAGATTTTCCAAGGGCATCCTTCACGACCAAAAAAACAGTAACATATTACTTATATAGGAACGAATCCATTCCCAAATCCAATTAATCAAAACTCAATTTTAAAATCGAAAGATGCCTGAAAAGCATATCCATCTGCTGTTTTGTAACTTGCATTCAATGGGTAATTACCCAGACCTGTGGTGATTATAGAAGTGAAGACCTGCAGGGAACAACAGATGGCTTCTAACTTCATCTGCTCTATAACCAACTATAATAGTTGAGTGCTAAAGGTAGAAGCGAATGCTTTCCATACCTGTGATTCAACATCAATTACATGAGGAGCCTCCATACAAGTTCCAAACTGAACTCCAAGCTCAGATGAAAAGGAAGTCATTGGTGACAGAGTCCTGAATAGTATTAAGTACTTAAAAACGATCTACACACAATAGTGATTCAGAACCATCAATACTACTAAATATATTAATTCCCTAAACTTACCCAGATGTTAAAATGACAGACAGGGAAAGGTTTGTGATATCCTTGAAAACAACAGCTGGATTCAAGCACCACAAACTTATAGTATGTGTCCAGCCGCCGCCAACATTTTCTGTAGGCACAATTATAACAATGAAGGGAATCATAATAATTCTAAGCCATGAACCAAACATACAGTTCCGAAAATGCATGCCTTTCTTTTCATTGGATGCCATAATGGTAAATTGATAACAATGTACAGTTGAAGATCCACACAAAAATTTAAGGTATTCTTGGCAATAAGAAAGACAGAATGATATCGAATATAAACCTCCAGCATGAAATGCCCATGCATTTGTAAATAAATCAGTAAAAATGATTCTAGTTATGCATTAACTATGTTAAAGCCATCTTCTCTATTTCCATTTACACCAATTTAACTCAGAGGCTAGAGCAGCATGCTAAGAACTCAAATAAAAATTGTTCCTTAAAAAAACTCAAAGCAAATGACACCATCTTGAAAGACTATTGATTACTTACTAGCTTCCCTTTTAACATATCGTTGCAAAGCAAGCTGATAGTCAGACGTATGACTCCCATTTCGCGAGAAGAAATAAGTAAGAGAAGAGAACAACCCTGTACAAAATTTTGGCCAGTCAATGATAACTTTTTAGGACATTAACAAAGAGAAAATGAACAAGAAATAAAAAGTGCTGACCTTCCAACACGGTTACTGCGAAACCACTTAAATGAGCCTCAACTGATTCCGTATCTGTTGCAGCTTTGATTGCCTTAAAAAATTACTTTAATCAATGGATAatggggaaaaagaaaagaaacaagcaTTGAAAGGCTAAGGAACAAAATATCCAATAATACCTTTGTGGCACAATCAAGCAAGATGGGAAAGCAATTTTGTGATATGTTAGCTTCTTGGAGCTCTTTCAAAGCCTTATCACCAGTCCAACTGCAACACATGATAATACAGAAAACAATCCAATTAAACATGTATGTCAATAAAACACGGTGTAAAAAGATCTTCAACAAATAGTCAAATATAGGGACTTGTTTAGAGATGTGCTCTATACCTATGGTGccaatggaattttttttagaacatGACATTTTGACAGTGTTAAATCACCAATTTGATTTTGAGCTTGACAATTTTGGGAGGCCTAACACAGTGAGATATTTTACTGAATAAGATATGCATTAAAGAAGTGAACATTCAAATTCCTGACCTTGAACAGATACCATGTTAAATCACTTTTCCCAAAAGCTGACTGATGGTGGGGGCCAAACTTAGTTATCTAAACATATTCCAACAGTTACTTTGTCATATGCTGATACGCAACTCAATCTTTGTGAACCATGAAAACAAGATTGACCACAATTCCTACTATTCACTTGTCGCCTAACAAGATGCATTTTGGTCTTAATCACATAATCAGCAGCAAGACAGTAATCGACATGATGTTTGTTATCAATTACAATTATGAAAAAGGAGCTTCTCCAAAAGGTGGAGCACCATGTGTTTCCCTTCAAATGCAAAAGTAATAAAAGATAGAGGGAAGAAACTTTCGAGCTGTGAATACAATATTTACTTAGTTAACAGTAAAGCAGCATAGCAACAATCATGctgcatcaaaaaaaaaaaaagacttaaaGATATATGTATTTTGTATTAATAACATCATGGAAACAATTAACATACAGATATGAATGTTAAATAAGGTGCTCACCAAGAACAGTAATGCTGAAATTCACGTTTCTCGAGTGTGTTTTTCCTGAGTTCAATCCAACTTACAAGGCCCTACACATTTGTAGCACGCTAAGTACCAACATAAAACAAGTACAAATAAAATGCATCAATTTGCTACCTCCGCCATATCAAACAGTGGCTGGTAAACTGTAGCATCGGATAAGGAAAGTTGCTCAAGTTCCATCTGCAATTCTTCCATAATGAAAAACCAGTATAAGAAAGATGATGGTCACATTATGaagcaaaaatttataattttcataACCTACTGTTCAAAACATCTTCATCGAGATCCATACTACCAGCATCACGAGCAATGTCTTCAATATTGCTGAAAACCAAGGAATAAATGAGAAATGGATTTGAAAATTGACTCAGTTGTGCTAATATACAATCTCTGAGAACCCAGATATTGACGAAGAAAACACTGAATTGGCTGTGGAACTTGTCTGTCTTTTCAATCAAATACTGGACTCTTTGCAAAATATGCAAGAACACACATTCATCTCTATCAAATTGAAGTtattacatcattttttttaaatcactACATCGCAAAAAAGCACTGAAAGTATAAAATAGTTAATGACACAGATTTCCTGGGGATGTAATATTCTACACCTGCCCTTTTATTTTGGTTAGATATTGACCCCTACCTTAAGTCCATGTAGGGCAATAAGATCTCCTTACCCTAAAGAAAGAATTATATTCCAAGTAATGGAATAACATGGtgaaattattcaaaaaaatgtaaaaCATCGCTAGCCCTAAATAGTAATTGACTAAAATTCATACTTGCTAATGCccttccatttttatttttattttttttctggaGAAATGAAACAGAGGTTGGAGATGTACTGGGCTTCATCAAGGATAACAATGGCTCCTTCAATATCTACTTCCATTGCTCCTCGAATGACTGGATTAATAACGTAATTGTATGGGCAGAAAACCAACTGTGCTTCCTCTGCCATGGAACGTGCAGCATAATATGGACAACCTAAAAATATGAACAAATCTTAATTCTTTCTTAACAACAAAATGCAACTTCTAGGaaacaacatgaaaaagaaataaaccTTCGACGACTTGTCCAACTTTAAGAAGATCTTCAATATCATGGACCTCATGGATACCTCCTTTCCTGAGTGATGGATGACCTTTGAGTTTGTGTACATTTCTGTTCATAAATGTTGCAATTTTTATCACTTTCATGGAAAAAAAAGCGATAAAAGACAGCTAAGGTGATCATGAATAACACCAGCAAGTCCTAatccaaaaaacaaaatgattatAGCTTGTTAGAAGATTGCTCACTTGAAATGAGAGCATCCAAGATCATTCTCTCTCAGAAGCAGCTTACTGAAAATTTCCACTCGCATATTAGAAATAACATACAGAAGGTTtctttgagggaaaaaaaaagaagaaaaaagaataggtCTTGAGCTTGAAATGCACCATTCTTCATCAATGTTGTCTTTCCCGTATACGAGTGCATTTGTGCAGTAGTGTTTTCGGGAAGCCTGTAAAAACATTGAAAAACGTGGACTCGTAAGAAATTACTGCAAGTCTTATGTAAAACAACCTTCGCAACAAAGAAACAGTTAAATAACTATtttaaacaaaacaaatttatgtTTCTTAAACTTTTTAGAGGACCTTTTGAGCAACATCAACCTCTACAAATACCATAAGCACCATTGATATGTTTGCTCTTTCCCGAATGTACTACCCCTTCTGCAAGTTGAACTACTTGAGCATAACAACATAGTGACAAGATAAAGGGTGAACCTTGGCGCAACAGTATAATTGCCTCGCTGCAACGTATGAGCCACTTATCCAAAAGAGGGCAATAGCCTCTCAGCAATATGGAGTAAGTCTGTGTGCATCTGCCCTTTGCAGACTCAGGCACCGCACCATAGAGAAACCTTGTGCGTTGGGTGTTGTTTTCTTTATTATCAATACAGCAACAAGAACGAACATCCTACTCAAATCTAAGCATAAAATTACAAAGGAAAAGCTCTATTGGCTAGGAGTTTAAGAGCAAGGAGTGAAATTCAACAATATTACTGGTGAAATTGATGCATGGGAATCACAGAAACCATGAGTAACATACATGATAGCTTACATGGTTCTAATAAACAAGCAAATGTATTGAGAAGAAGATTTAAATGCCCTACCAAAACTGCCATTGGCACTCGATAAGAAGTTTTTTTGTATTCACGGATTACTTGAGAAAGTTGCGAATGAGTCCTCCTTTTATgaacaagaaaaacaacatgTAAATATTCAATCAATAACACTTCTATAATTCTTGTAAAAGCCAAAAGACATTCTGTTTTATCTTAATAGTTAATGGTTTTTATGTAACTTGGCAAAACTTACGATGAGTAGTATATTGTGGGtgcattctttttcttctgagTTTTGTTGTTGGGTGCAGGATTCCCTGTTTCTAAATTCACAGGCGCTGCAAAACCTCACCAAGAAATCACTGTCAGCAATTTAGCTTCAAAGCACTGTAAAAGAAAACCCGCATAATCTAAATTCACTCACTTGGAGGTTGCGATTCAGGGATAAATCCGCCTCCATGGTTCAAGGGATCGGTTATTGACTCTGGATTGGGCTTCGAGTTAGAGAGATTGGCATACTGATTCTTCACCTGGTAATTCTTCAGCCACGCCAGAGCCGAACACAGCAGGGACAGCGTCTTCCCAGTGCCAGTGGGTGACTCGAGCAACGCGTGACAGTGGCCGTCTTTCGTTGCCCGATCGAGCGTCGATATGACCCTGCCCATGAAAGCGAACTGCGTACCATAGGGCTGGTGCGGGAACGCCACCTGAATGCCACCGATGTGATACACGTTATTGTTGGAGCTGGTCGATTTAGGTTTTTTCAGTATGaccatttttgggtttttttcgCCGGCGAACATCAGAGAATTCGTGCGTAGAATATCCGATTGGGGTTTTATGGGTGGGGTTTTGGCGGGAAAATGGGGATTGAGAtgttatttgattttgatcGAGGCGGGCAGCTTCTGCCTTCCGCTGCAATTTGGGCTTTTGCCGCGGACCGGAACCAGTAGTTAAGCCCAATTAGTAGaaattatatctatatatatatatattcagcgAAAATggagttttttacttttttttataccTGGGATCCAATTCCCTCTGAGGCTGCTTCGTTCAACTCGGGTGAGATTGTTGAGTCGAGGGTTTTGTGGGGGAAGAAGAACAACCAGATGCGTGAGTGAGGAGGAGAAAGGAGACGGAGGTGCTCTTCCTGCATAATTTGTAAATCATCCAGGTCTTGGTTGGGCAACCATAGAGCGGTGATTTCGTTGTCTGTCCAATCTGAATTCTAACAGTTTCTTTGTGAGCGGTTGATGATTTTATCTTGCATGAGATATTAATGCTTTTGGTGGATTACCGGATCAGATCTATCGCAACTGCCTCCGACGACTACAAGAGGAGCGGAAAAAGGGGGGCACCGTACTGTTCGACGGATCGAGATGGCGGGGCAAAATATGGATCAATTCGAGCTGTATTTTAAGAGAGCGGATTTGGATGGGGATGGAAAGATCACTGGACATGAAGCTGTAGCTTTCTTTCAAGGATCCGGTTTGTCAAAACAAGTCCTCGCTCAGGTTTCTCTCACTTGTTCTGCTTCTTCTTTACAATTTGTCTTTGTAATGATAGTATGGAATTTGAATGATGTGTGTTttgctttttctcttcttcgccAGGACTGAAATATATAAGCTCTATTATACTAGAAGAAATTGGACGATGTTCTGGTTGAATTATTTGATCTGGTGTTTCTTATTCTAGGGCAATAGTACTCATAATGCTGATTTGCGATCGTTTTTGAGTTAATTGTTTTTTCGTAATTTTCAAGAACAAGAGTCAAACACTGCAGAAGATGCACTCGCTGTGTAGGTTCGGGTCTCGGATGGGGTAACTCAAGGGAGCCACACTCGTGTCTTCCACTTTGCTACCTATGCAGAATTAGTTACTTGAAATAAAATACTATGTTCCAACCGAGACAACTGAATATATTGTTGTTCAAGTTTTTATTAAGTTGTTTTCCAATCTTTTGACCTTGATATCAAACAGcaccctcttctttttttgcatataaaaagaaagaaattacaTGTAAGTGTTTACTTGTCAGAAAGTTGAGTAACTTGGATTACTTGTATTCTGTCAAGAGTTGTTACGTAAATTGAACTTTCTGTCTTTAGTTTGCAAAAATACTCTAGTATGGGTAATACCATAACCATGGAATGTGTGATTTAGAAAAGTATGCGACGTATGGTTGATGATTCTGTTACTTACTTTTAAGGATggtttgaatcttttgatgCCTTGCCCAGGGTAACTTTTGTTGTATCACAGCCAATCACACTGAATAACATAGCTTAGTACGCAAATATGAAATTTAGATCCATGTGTCCTTGAATTAGATTTGCTGATACAAATTCAGAATTTTAGATAATTAGATCCATGCATCCTTGAGTTAGAACACAACTTTTGAATAAATTTTCTGAGAAGTTTCCCTGCTTAGTACACCTCATAGACGGGCTTTCTGTGGTTTATGTGCTATGTTCCATTTACTTAATTTGCTACATCGTGACCTAGTGACCAAAGGCTCAAATACTGGACACAACCTCTCCACTATGATGCAGTAAGATTGTGTACATATTGCCCTTCCCCAACCCTACTTCTACTGTCAGAGTCTTGTGCTTGGGAGTTAATTAACCTAATCTATTTTTGGGGTTGGGAAGTGGAAGcttatttttttaatgcttGATGATATGAATAATGCTGATAAATTTCTTCTATATGTCTGCAGATATGGACACACGCTGATCAGGCCCGTGCGGGTTTCCTTGGTCGGGCAGAATTTTATAATGCTCTCAAACTTGTTACGGTGGCACAAAGTAGGCGGGAATTGACACCTGACATTGTTAAGGCTGCGTTATATGGTCCTGCTGCAGCGAAAATTCCACCACCAAAGATTTCTCTTCCTTCCACCCCTGCTAATCAATCGAATTCAATGGCTGCTACATCTGTCCCACCGATGGGTGCAGTTACCCCACCAGCATCTCAGAATTTTGGTTTTAGAGGACCAGGAGTTCCAAACTCTAGTACGAACCAGCAATATTTTCATTCTCAGCAAAGTCACTCCATGGGACCACCTCAAGCCATTCCTGCTGGTCGGCCCCCTCAGGGGATTGCAGGTCCTGGAGGTGGTATGGTGGGTCCACCTAAGGTGATGCCTCCTGGTTCTGCTTCTATTCCGCATCAAGTTATGCCTGCTGCTACTGCTGGTCTTGGTGCCATCGGCTTGAACATCTCAAATGATTGGCTCGGTGGGAGGACTGGTGGAACTTCGACTGAACCCAGAGGGGTTAGTCCATCAATGCCCTCAGCTACTTCACAGCCCCAAAATCTACCTTCAATGACCTCTCAGTCAACTGCAAATGATTTAAAAGTGTCAGCTGTTTCTGGAAATGGGGGTTCTTCCAATTCATTTTTTGGAGGCGATAGGTTTTCTGTAGCTACCTCTGCAACAAAACAGGGACCTTTGACACCAAGCTATGCAGCTAGTAGTGCACCAGCTTCTTCAGCAATTGCTTCAGTTTCCAGTGGAGCCCAAAGTTCAGTGAAGCCTAGGTcacttgatgctttgcaagGTGCTTTTTCAATGCAGCCTTTAGGCAGTCAGCCTCCGCAGGCACCGTCTTCATCGAGTATAAGTCCACAATATTCTGCTCAAAGTATGCCCACCCTTCCCCCTTCTGGTATTTCTGttgtggaagcaaattcttctGACAATTCACAGCTTCCGTGGCCGAAGATGAAACCATCTGATGTTCAAAAGTATACGAAAGTCTTTATGGAAGTAGATGATGACAGAGATGGAAGAATCACTGGTGAGCAGGCACGGGTTCTATTCTTGAGTTGGAGGCTACCAATAGGTAAggttattttcaattttcactgggaaagagagagagaaagagagacagcTATGGGATTAGTGGGCATTATGTTTCAGGCTTATACATTACAATTATTCAGGAACTTGGGAACCATTTTACAACACTTAATGGATGAATACGAAAGACTTTATATAAGATCTTTTAGGCAAGTTATTGCCCATCATTATTACCTTTCCAT
Coding sequences:
- the LOC120009676 gene encoding Fanconi anemia group J protein homolog isoform X2, which gives rise to MFAGEKNPKMVILKKPKSTSSNNNVYHIGGIQVAFPHQPYGTQFAFMGRVISTLDRATKDGHCHALLESPTGTGKTLSLLCSALAWLKNYQVKNQYANLSNSKPNPESITDPLNHGGGFIPESQPPTPVNLETGNPAPNNKTQKKKNAPTIYYSSRTHSQLSQVIREYKKTSYRVPMAVLASRKHYCTNALVYGKDNIDEECKLLLRENDLGCSHFKNVHKLKGHPSLRKGGIHEVHDIEDLLKVGQVVEGCPYYAARSMAEEAQLVFCPYNYVINPVIRGAMEVDIEGAIVILDEAHNIEDIARDAGSMDLDEDVLNKLQMELEQLSLSDATVYQPLFDMAEGLVSWIELRKNTLEKREFQHYCSCWTGDKALKELQEANISQNCFPILLDCATKAIKAATDTESVEAHLSGFAVTVLEGLFSSLTYFFSRNGSHTSDYQLALQRYVKREAKNVGGGWTHTISLWCLNPAVVFKDITNLSLSVILTSGTLSPMTSFSSELGVQFGTCMEAPHVIDVESQVFTSIITTGLGNYPLNASYKTADGYAFQDALGKSLEEICKIVPSGALVFFPSYKLMEKLCNRWRATGQWSKLNARKSLFVESRGGSQEDFEDTLRGYYASLHKSNKPAVRRRKVKKMDPDHPDAIESTENTTKDGAGFLAVCRGKVSEGIDFSDDNARVVIIVGIPFPNINDIQVALKKRYNDTYKTSKNLLSGSEWYCQQAFRALNQAAGRCIRHRFDYGAIILLDERFQEERNRIYISKWLRKSIQEFESFETSLEKLKSFFCDIKERIGKKMADLSPHSDKSKGKKALKDQSYGLTENKILKTNKPDHFEQNLGSVANCNGTRSQLNSQTDLEAWGHVLIDEDSDRECVELESMAQKDMRTADSLSMEFSHEVLEISTVKETPVMDGSITMASLGSLSRNGHCNSMSTQVNTKYKDEVASRSMYLENQTKAPHRAQRSAEVTPEKESTGITSILTVDVESSFNLSTNSHTQKRRKFINSTLVDLTGEQPDGLDTQTCCRTGVLKSSMANGDITRRIEFGFEDSGSRHQFAKSNSPGSPLLNSSVVSSSSSGLFTDRMLQFSCSLCRSPLGLPENNLYVRCSITSTSKVHLVTLVKERSEHHDVNTSTCIPVVMADISLVDRRLFLKNLQGHPGQGVWCQEDGCVFSTIFCPFCSTTRNSLGVQIMATDASNVQLLNKILFFFDCLEIHNLEGSQEKAPNQKETLQANGSGMDRAPILDYIDQYSYSPQQTVGHWRTTKSKLRLPKRS
- the LOC120009676 gene encoding Fanconi anemia group J protein homolog isoform X1; protein product: MFAGEKNPKMVILKKPKSTSSNNNVYHIGGIQVAFPHQPYGTQFAFMGRVISTLDRATKDGHCHALLESPTGTGKTLSLLCSALAWLKNYQVKNQYANLSNSKPNPESITDPLNHGGGFIPESQPPSFAAPVNLETGNPAPNNKTQKKKNAPTIYYSSRTHSQLSQVIREYKKTSYRVPMAVLASRKHYCTNALVYGKDNIDEECKLLLRENDLGCSHFKNVHKLKGHPSLRKGGIHEVHDIEDLLKVGQVVEGCPYYAARSMAEEAQLVFCPYNYVINPVIRGAMEVDIEGAIVILDEAHNIEDIARDAGSMDLDEDVLNKLQMELEQLSLSDATVYQPLFDMAEGLVSWIELRKNTLEKREFQHYCSCWTGDKALKELQEANISQNCFPILLDCATKAIKAATDTESVEAHLSGFAVTVLEGLFSSLTYFFSRNGSHTSDYQLALQRYVKREAKNVGGGWTHTISLWCLNPAVVFKDITNLSLSVILTSGTLSPMTSFSSELGVQFGTCMEAPHVIDVESQVFTSIITTGLGNYPLNASYKTADGYAFQDALGKSLEEICKIVPSGALVFFPSYKLMEKLCNRWRATGQWSKLNARKSLFVESRGGSQEDFEDTLRGYYASLHKSNKPAVRRRKVKKMDPDHPDAIESTENTTKDGAGFLAVCRGKVSEGIDFSDDNARVVIIVGIPFPNINDIQVALKKRYNDTYKTSKNLLSGSEWYCQQAFRALNQAAGRCIRHRFDYGAIILLDERFQEERNRIYISKWLRKSIQEFESFETSLEKLKSFFCDIKERIGKKMADLSPHSDKSKGKKALKDQSYGLTENKILKTNKPDHFEQNLGSVANCNGTRSQLNSQTDLEAWGHVLIDEDSDRECVELESMAQKDMRTADSLSMEFSHEVLEISTVKETPVMDGSITMASLGSLSRNGHCNSMSTQVNTKYKDEVASRSMYLENQTKAPHRAQRSAEVTPEKESTGITSILTVDVESSFNLSTNSHTQKRRKFINSTLVDLTGEQPDGLDTQTCCRTGVLKSSMANGDITRRIEFGFEDSGSRHQFAKSNSPGSPLLNSSVVSSSSSGLFTDRMLQFSCSLCRSPLGLPENNLYVRCSITSTSKVHLVTLVKERSEHHDVNTSTCIPVVMADISLVDRRLFLKNLQGHPGQGVWCQEDGCVFSTIFCPFCSTTRNSLGVQIMATDASNVQLLNKILFFFDCLEIHNLEGSQEKAPNQKETLQANGSGMDRAPILDYIDQYSYSPQQTVGHWRTTKSKLRLPKRS